Proteins from one Pseudomonas grandcourensis genomic window:
- a CDS encoding SDR family oxidoreductase, with protein MSVPQYVEGRGLLRGKSVLITAAAGAGIGFSAAVRAAEEGCRALMISDIHEGRLAEAVLKIRETTGLQHVFGQVCNVADEAQVQQLIACAERDLQGVDVLINNAGLGGSRLLVDMADEEWNRVIDVTLTGTMRMTRAMLPKMMERRAGVIVNNASVLGWRAQKEQAHYAAAKAGVMALTRCAAVEAADYGIRINAVSPSIALHDFLRKSAPQAVLDQLAANEAFGRAAEVWEVANVMMFLASDYSSYMTGEVLSVSSQRA; from the coding sequence ATGTCTGTACCTCAATATGTTGAAGGTCGCGGTTTGCTGCGCGGCAAGTCGGTGCTGATCACCGCCGCCGCAGGCGCCGGGATCGGATTTTCCGCCGCCGTGCGTGCCGCCGAAGAAGGCTGCCGCGCGCTGATGATCAGCGATATCCATGAAGGCCGGTTGGCCGAAGCCGTGCTGAAAATCCGTGAAACCACCGGGCTGCAACACGTGTTCGGCCAGGTCTGCAACGTTGCCGACGAAGCCCAGGTGCAGCAGCTGATCGCCTGCGCCGAGCGTGACCTGCAAGGCGTCGATGTGTTGATCAACAACGCCGGGCTTGGCGGCTCGCGGTTGCTGGTGGACATGGCCGACGAAGAGTGGAATCGGGTCATCGATGTGACGCTCACCGGCACCATGCGCATGACCCGCGCCATGTTGCCGAAAATGATGGAGCGGCGTGCCGGGGTGATCGTCAACAACGCCTCGGTGCTGGGCTGGCGCGCGCAGAAAGAACAGGCGCACTACGCCGCCGCCAAGGCTGGCGTGATGGCGCTGACCCGATGCGCAGCGGTCGAAGCCGCTGACTACGGCATCCGCATCAACGCGGTCAGCCCGAGCATTGCGCTGCACGATTTCCTGCGCAAATCCGCACCCCAGGCGGTGCTTGATCAACTGGCCGCCAACGAAGCCTTCGGTCGTGCCGCCGAAGTCTGGGAAGTGGCCAACGTGATGATGTTCCTGGCCAGCGACTACAGCTCCTACATGACCGGCGAAGTGTTGTCGGTGTCCAGCCAGAGGGCGTGA
- a CDS encoding MaoC family dehydratase — MPRIFDTPMALFDAVGESLGASDWLLLEQDRIDRFADATGDHQWIHVDPVKAASGPFGTCIAHGYLSLSLVNLFLPQIVEVRGLSMGVNYGCERVRFPSVVRVGSRVRGSAQLIAVEEVKGGVQATIRVSVEIDGEERPGCVVDTISRYYPA; from the coding sequence ATGCCACGTATTTTCGACACGCCGATGGCCTTGTTCGACGCGGTAGGCGAATCACTCGGCGCCAGCGACTGGCTGTTGCTGGAGCAGGACCGCATCGACCGCTTCGCCGACGCCACGGGCGATCACCAGTGGATTCACGTCGATCCGGTCAAGGCCGCCAGCGGCCCGTTTGGCACCTGCATTGCCCACGGCTACCTGAGCCTGTCGCTGGTCAATCTGTTCTTGCCGCAGATCGTCGAGGTCCGTGGCCTGTCTATGGGCGTCAATTACGGCTGTGAGCGGGTGCGTTTCCCTTCGGTGGTGCGCGTCGGCTCGCGGGTGCGCGGCAGTGCGCAATTGATCGCGGTCGAGGAAGTGAAAGGCGGCGTGCAGGCGACCATCCGCGTCAGCGTCGAAATCGACGGTGAGGAACGTCCCGGCTGCGTGGTCGACACCATCAGTCGTTATTACCCGGCCTGA
- a CDS encoding acetyl-CoA C-acyltransferase produces MKEAVIVSTARTPIGKAFRGAFNDTEAPQLGGHVVREAVRRAGIEPGEVDDVIIGAAAQQGTQSYNLGRLCAIAGGLPTSVAGMAVERQCSSGLMSIAMAAKGIMCDEIDIAVAGGLESISLVQNKHKNLYRNQSGSVIELDPHAYIPMIETAEIVSARYGISRDEQDEYSYQSQLRTAQAQSAGRFDRELAPLASRKALFDKATGETSYETVTLLRDECNRIDTTLQSLKALEPVWPGGQWSEKGRFITAGNASQLSDGASASVLMSAKMAEKRGLEPLGIYRGMAVAGCNSDEMGIGPVYAIPKLLKRHGLTMDHIGLWELNEAFACQVLYCRDTLGIPAERLNVNGGAISIGHPFGMSGARMVGHALVEGQRRGLRYVVVSMCIGGGMGAAALFEVV; encoded by the coding sequence ATGAAAGAAGCCGTCATCGTTTCCACCGCCCGCACTCCGATCGGCAAGGCCTTTCGCGGTGCGTTCAATGACACAGAAGCGCCGCAACTGGGTGGCCACGTGGTGCGCGAAGCCGTGCGTCGTGCCGGCATCGAGCCGGGTGAAGTGGACGACGTGATCATCGGCGCCGCCGCGCAGCAGGGCACGCAGTCCTATAACCTGGGCCGCCTGTGCGCGATTGCCGGCGGCCTGCCGACTTCCGTCGCCGGGATGGCCGTCGAGCGCCAGTGCTCGTCGGGCCTGATGAGCATCGCCATGGCCGCCAAAGGCATCATGTGCGACGAAATCGACATCGCCGTGGCCGGTGGCCTGGAGTCGATTTCCCTGGTGCAGAACAAGCACAAGAACCTGTATCGCAACCAGTCGGGCTCGGTGATCGAACTGGACCCGCACGCCTATATCCCGATGATCGAAACCGCCGAGATCGTCTCCGCGCGCTATGGTATCTCCCGCGACGAGCAGGACGAATACAGCTACCAGAGCCAGCTGCGTACCGCACAGGCCCAGAGCGCCGGGCGCTTCGACCGCGAGCTCGCGCCGCTGGCCAGCCGTAAGGCACTGTTCGACAAGGCCACCGGCGAAACCAGTTATGAAACCGTCACCTTGCTGCGCGACGAGTGCAACCGCATCGACACCACCCTCCAGAGCCTGAAGGCGCTGGAGCCGGTGTGGCCGGGTGGTCAGTGGAGCGAAAAGGGTCGTTTCATCACCGCCGGCAATGCCTCGCAGTTGTCCGATGGTGCGTCGGCCTCGGTGCTGATGAGCGCGAAAATGGCCGAGAAACGTGGCCTGGAACCGCTGGGGATCTATCGCGGCATGGCTGTCGCCGGTTGCAATTCCGACGAGATGGGCATCGGCCCGGTGTACGCCATACCCAAGCTGCTCAAGCGCCACGGCCTGACCATGGACCACATCGGCCTCTGGGAGTTGAACGAAGCGTTCGCCTGTCAGGTGCTGTACTGCCGCGACACCTTGGGCATTCCGGCCGAGCGCCTGAACGTCAACGGCGGGGCGATCTCCATCGGCCATCCGTTCGGTATGTCCGGTGCGCGGATGGTCGGCCACGCGTTGGTCGAAGGCCAGCGTCGCGGTTTGCGTTACGTGGTGGTGAGCATGTGCATCGGTGGCGGCATGGGCGCTGCTGCTCTGTTCGAGGTGGTCTGA
- a CDS encoding steroid Delta-isomerase — MISAQHIQATMARYVELVDASDIDGILALYAKDATVEDPVGHAPLQGIDAIARFYREGLGAMKVSATRTGPVRATLNGCGAMPFRVDMEWGGQPCSLHVIDVMEFDADGKIRSMKAYWSEVNVTARGEA; from the coding sequence ATGATCAGCGCACAACATATCCAGGCGACCATGGCCCGCTACGTGGAGTTGGTGGATGCCAGCGACATCGACGGCATCCTCGCGCTCTACGCCAAGGACGCCACCGTTGAAGACCCGGTCGGCCACGCGCCTTTGCAAGGCATCGACGCCATCGCGCGCTTTTACCGTGAGGGGCTGGGGGCGATGAAAGTCTCCGCAACCCGGACCGGTCCTGTGCGCGCGACGCTCAACGGTTGCGGCGCGATGCCGTTCCGGGTCGACATGGAGTGGGGCGGGCAGCCGTGCTCGCTGCATGTGATCGACGTGATGGAGTTCGACGCTGACGGCAAGATCCGCTCGATGAAAGCCTACTGGAGTGAAGTTAACGTAACCGCGCGAGGTGAAGCATGA
- a CDS encoding nuclear transport factor 2 family protein produces MNLEQRIARLEALEDIRQLKHRYLNACDLKQVEVIADCFAEGEVLIDYGPLGIFRERDSFVALYRELACHERVIDLHHGANPEIEVLNEDQAQGRWALWYFNLDGESGATRQLGGFYEDRYQRIAGQWKIVATRFTAHSEVARS; encoded by the coding sequence ATGAATCTGGAACAGCGGATCGCCCGACTGGAAGCGCTGGAGGACATCCGCCAGCTCAAGCATCGCTACCTCAATGCCTGCGACCTCAAGCAGGTCGAGGTGATTGCCGACTGCTTTGCCGAAGGTGAAGTGCTGATCGATTACGGTCCGTTGGGGATCTTTCGCGAGCGCGACAGTTTTGTCGCGCTGTACCGCGAACTGGCCTGCCATGAACGGGTGATCGACCTGCATCACGGCGCCAACCCGGAAATCGAGGTGCTGAATGAGGATCAGGCCCAGGGCCGTTGGGCCCTGTGGTACTTCAACCTGGATGGCGAGAGCGGGGCGACGCGGCAGTTGGGTGGGTTCTATGAGGACCGTTACCAGCGTATCGCCGGCCAATGGAAGATCGTCGCCACCCGTTTTACCGCTCACTCGGAAGTGGCGCGTTCCTGA
- a CDS encoding SRPBCC family protein produces MPAIASHSVLLDLPPQAAWAKLRDLSLAPYYVPGLTGCQFHPGAKEGLGASRRVLRKGGQYLDESVVQWQEGTGFVLRLHKGGNDSPFPFREASFSYALQAEGNATRITLQMRYSLRGGRLFEGLLAKAFNKVVQQIAENLKAFYETGRTQNPDRIETRLQERATSE; encoded by the coding sequence ATGCCCGCAATCGCCAGCCACAGTGTTTTGCTCGATCTCCCACCACAAGCCGCCTGGGCCAAACTGCGCGACCTGAGCCTCGCTCCGTATTACGTACCGGGCCTGACCGGTTGCCAGTTTCATCCAGGCGCTAAGGAAGGCCTCGGCGCCAGTCGCCGGGTGTTGCGCAAGGGCGGTCAGTATCTGGATGAAAGCGTGGTGCAATGGCAGGAAGGCACGGGGTTCGTGCTGCGGTTGCACAAGGGCGGCAATGACTCGCCCTTTCCGTTTCGCGAAGCGAGTTTCAGTTATGCCTTGCAAGCCGAAGGCAACGCGACCCGCATCACCCTGCAAATGAGATACAGCCTGCGCGGCGGCAGGCTGTTTGAAGGTTTGCTGGCCAAGGCTTTCAACAAGGTCGTGCAGCAGATTGCCGAGAACCTCAAGGCCTTCTACGAAACCGGTCGGACACAGAACCCCGACCGGATCGAAACCCGCCTTCAGGAACGCGCCACTTCCGAGTGA
- a CDS encoding SDR family oxidoreductase encodes MLDPMDFRGKVVLVTGGGKGVGRGISQRFLDCGAEVVICGREAPPTLPASAGREALFLPCDLRDVEQSGRLIAQIVERFGRLDVLVNNAGGSPNADAATASPRFSEAIIRLNLIAPLNLCQQANQVMQAQVDGGAIINICSVSATRPSPGTAAYGAAKAGLLNLTTSLAVEWAPKVRVNAVTAGLILTEQAAMHYGDDAGIARVAATIPLQRLATPEDIGDTCLYLASKLAHYVSGADIAVHGAGERPAFLDAAQS; translated from the coding sequence ATGCTTGATCCGATGGACTTTCGCGGCAAAGTGGTACTGGTCACCGGCGGTGGCAAAGGTGTCGGGCGCGGCATCAGCCAGCGCTTCCTCGACTGTGGCGCCGAAGTGGTGATCTGCGGTCGCGAAGCCCCGCCAACCCTGCCGGCCAGCGCCGGGCGCGAGGCGCTGTTCCTGCCCTGTGACCTGCGGGATGTCGAGCAATCCGGGCGCTTGATCGCGCAAATCGTCGAGCGATTCGGTCGTCTGGACGTGTTGGTCAACAACGCCGGCGGTTCGCCGAATGCCGACGCGGCCACCGCCTCGCCGCGTTTCAGCGAGGCAATCATCCGTTTGAACCTGATTGCGCCACTGAACCTGTGCCAGCAGGCCAACCAGGTGATGCAGGCCCAGGTCGACGGCGGCGCGATCATCAACATCTGCAGCGTCAGCGCCACCCGCCCTTCCCCCGGCACCGCCGCTTATGGCGCGGCCAAGGCCGGTCTGCTGAACCTGACCACTTCGCTGGCGGTGGAATGGGCGCCGAAGGTGCGGGTCAACGCCGTCACCGCCGGGCTGATTCTCACCGAGCAGGCGGCCATGCATTATGGTGACGACGCGGGCATTGCCCGGGTGGCGGCGACCATCCCGCTGCAACGCCTGGCGACCCCGGAAGACATTGGCGACACCTGCCTGTACCTGGCCTCGAAGCTGGCCCATTACGTCAGCGGCGCGGACATCGCGGTGCATGGCGCGGGCGAACGCCCGGCGTTTCTCGACGCGGCCCAATCCTGA
- a CDS encoding alpha/beta fold hydrolase: protein MGASAQGHFVTLPDGLQLHYKDIGGQDTGNGEPVIFIHGSGPGASGHSNFKQNYPVFAEAGYRVIVPDLPGYGASDKPDTLYTLDFFVAALSGLLDALDIQRCVLVGNSLGGAIAIKLALDQPQRVSRLVLMAPGGLMEKEQYYLQMEGIQKMGAAFAKGELNDAAGMRRLLALQLFDESLISDETVNERVAVVQQQPVCVLSTMQVPNMTSRLGELQCPILGFWGMNDKFCPSSGAQTMLENCSGIRFVMLSECGHWVQVEHRDFFNRQCLAFLQEARG from the coding sequence ATGGGCGCTTCAGCGCAAGGGCACTTCGTTACGCTGCCGGATGGTTTGCAGCTGCACTACAAAGACATCGGCGGGCAAGACACCGGTAACGGCGAACCGGTGATTTTCATCCATGGCAGCGGGCCGGGCGCCAGCGGTCACAGCAACTTCAAGCAGAACTACCCTGTGTTCGCCGAGGCCGGTTATCGGGTGATCGTCCCGGATTTGCCGGGCTACGGCGCTTCGGACAAACCCGACACCCTCTACACCCTGGACTTCTTTGTCGCAGCGCTGAGCGGTTTGCTCGACGCCCTCGACATCCAGCGCTGCGTGCTGGTCGGCAACTCCCTGGGCGGCGCGATCGCGATCAAACTCGCCCTCGACCAACCGCAGCGTGTCAGCCGTCTGGTGCTGATGGCCCCCGGTGGCCTGATGGAAAAGGAACAGTATTACCTGCAGATGGAAGGCATCCAGAAAATGGGCGCGGCTTTCGCCAAGGGCGAGCTGAATGACGCGGCGGGCATGCGTCGTTTGCTGGCGTTGCAACTGTTCGATGAAAGCCTGATCAGCGATGAAACGGTCAACGAGCGCGTGGCGGTGGTGCAACAGCAACCGGTGTGTGTGCTGTCGACCATGCAGGTACCGAACATGACGTCGCGCCTAGGCGAATTGCAGTGTCCGATCCTCGGTTTTTGGGGCATGAACGACAAGTTCTGCCCGTCCTCCGGTGCCCAGACCATGCTTGAAAACTGCTCCGGCATCCGTTTTGTGATGCTCAGCGAGTGCGGGCATTGGGTCCAGGTCGAGCACCGTGACTTTTTCAACCGCCAGTGCCTGGCGTTTCTTCAGGAGGCCCGCGGATGA
- a CDS encoding fumarylacetoacetate hydrolase family protein: MSVQLRREFGEELYQALLNGSTLAPLTERWPSISIEDAYHISLYAIERRVAAGDQIVGKKIGVTSAAVQQMLNVHQPDFGFITRQMSFDDDAQISLSANKLIQPRAEGEIAFKLKHDLVGPGITEADVLAATEYVMPCFEIVDSRIHDWRIRIQDTVADNASCGVFVLGDSQVDPRELDLPNLRMRVFKNGEPLSEGLGSAVQGNPLTAVAWLANTLGAFGIPFKAGEIILSGSLVPLEPARAGDRFELTIDGLGSARVSFCA, encoded by the coding sequence ATGAGCGTGCAATTGCGCCGTGAGTTCGGCGAAGAGCTTTATCAGGCGCTGCTCAACGGCTCCACCCTGGCGCCGCTGACCGAGCGCTGGCCGTCGATCAGTATCGAAGATGCTTACCACATTTCCCTGTACGCCATTGAGCGGCGGGTGGCGGCCGGTGACCAGATCGTCGGCAAGAAAATCGGTGTGACCTCGGCGGCGGTGCAGCAGATGCTCAACGTGCATCAGCCGGATTTCGGCTTCATCACGCGGCAGATGTCGTTCGATGACGATGCGCAAATTTCCCTGTCCGCCAACAAACTGATCCAGCCCCGTGCCGAAGGCGAGATCGCCTTCAAGCTCAAGCATGACCTGGTCGGCCCCGGCATCACCGAGGCCGACGTGCTGGCCGCCACCGAATACGTGATGCCGTGCTTCGAGATCGTCGACTCACGGATTCACGACTGGCGCATCCGCATCCAGGACACCGTGGCCGACAACGCCTCTTGCGGCGTGTTCGTGCTGGGCGACAGCCAGGTCGACCCGCGCGAGCTGGACCTGCCGAACTTGCGCATGCGTGTGTTCAAGAACGGTGAACCCCTGAGCGAAGGCCTGGGTTCGGCGGTGCAGGGCAACCCGCTGACCGCCGTGGCCTGGCTGGCCAACACCCTGGGCGCCTTCGGCATTCCCTTCAAAGCCGGGGAAATCATCCTGTCCGGCTCGCTGGTGCCGCTGGAACCGGCCCGTGCCGGCGACCGTTTTGAATTGACCATTGATGGCCTGGGCAGTGCCCGGGTGTCTTTCTGCGCCTGA
- a CDS encoding acetaldehyde dehydrogenase (acetylating) has product MSKKLRAAIIGPGNIGTDLLMKMCRSEWIEPVWMVGVDPESEGLKRAREMGIKTTAGGVDGLLPHVLDDDIRIAFDATSAYVHAENSRKLNELGVIMIDLTPAAIGPFCVPPVNLKEHASSLAMNVNMVTCGGQATIPMVAAVSRVQPVSYGEIVATVSSGSVGPGTRQNIDEFTRTTAGAVEKIGGARRGKAIIVINPAEPPLMMRDTIHCLTDDEPNQDAIRTSVLEMVREVQRYVPGYKLINGPVFDGRKVSIFIEVEGLGDFLPKSAGNLDIMTAAGLRTAEMFAEEAHKGTLQLPAR; this is encoded by the coding sequence ATGAGCAAAAAACTCAGAGCGGCCATTATCGGCCCGGGCAACATCGGCACCGATCTGCTGATGAAAATGTGCCGATCGGAATGGATCGAGCCGGTGTGGATGGTGGGCGTCGACCCTGAATCCGAGGGCCTGAAACGTGCTCGGGAAATGGGCATCAAAACCACCGCCGGTGGTGTCGACGGCTTGCTGCCTCACGTCCTCGACGATGACATTCGCATTGCCTTCGATGCCACCTCGGCCTACGTGCATGCGGAAAACAGCCGCAAGCTCAACGAGCTGGGTGTGATCATGATCGACCTCACGCCGGCGGCCATCGGCCCGTTCTGCGTGCCGCCGGTCAACCTCAAGGAGCACGCGTCGAGCCTGGCGATGAACGTCAACATGGTCACCTGCGGTGGCCAGGCGACCATCCCGATGGTGGCGGCAGTGTCGCGGGTGCAGCCGGTGAGCTACGGTGAAATCGTGGCCACGGTGTCCTCCGGTTCGGTAGGCCCCGGTACGCGGCAGAACATCGACGAATTCACCCGCACCACCGCCGGGGCGGTGGAGAAGATCGGCGGTGCCCGACGCGGCAAGGCGATCATCGTGATCAACCCGGCCGAGCCGCCGTTGATGATGCGCGACACCATCCACTGCCTGACCGATGACGAGCCGAACCAGGACGCGATCCGCACTTCGGTGCTGGAGATGGTCCGCGAAGTGCAGCGCTATGTGCCCGGCTACAAGCTGATCAACGGGCCGGTGTTCGACGGGCGCAAGGTGTCGATTTTCATCGAGGTCGAAGGCCTCGGCGATTTCCTGCCAAAGTCCGCCGGCAACCTCGACATCATGACCGCCGCCGGATTGCGCACGGCCGAGATGTTCGCCGAAGAAGCCCACAAGGGCACCCTGCAACTGCCTGCCCGTTGA
- the dmpG gene encoding 4-hydroxy-2-oxovalerate aldolase, producing MNLQGKSIRLHDMSLRDGMHAKQHQISIEQMVSVATGLDAAGVPLIEITHGDGLGGASLNYGFPAHSDEEYFAAVIPQMKQAKVSALLLPGIGTLDHLKMAHEHGVSTIRVATHCTEADVSGQHIGMSAKMGLDTVGFLMMAHMVSPEKLLEQARLMESYGANCIYCTDSAGYMLPDEVTQKIGALRAGLNAGTEVGFHGHHNMGMAIANSLAAIEAGAARIDGSVAGLGAGAGNTPLEVFVAVLERMGVNSGVDLYKIMDVAEDLVVPMMDQPIRLDRDALTLGYAGVYSSFLLFAKRAEQKYGIAARELLVELGRRGTVGGQEDMIEDLALTLSRARGVLPT from the coding sequence ATGAATTTGCAAGGTAAGAGCATCCGTCTGCATGACATGAGCCTGCGCGACGGCATGCACGCCAAACAGCACCAGATCAGTATCGAACAAATGGTCTCGGTGGCCACCGGCCTCGATGCGGCCGGTGTGCCGCTGATCGAAATCACCCACGGCGATGGCCTGGGCGGCGCGTCGCTGAACTACGGCTTTCCGGCCCACAGTGACGAGGAATACTTCGCTGCGGTGATTCCGCAGATGAAACAGGCCAAGGTTTCGGCCCTGTTGTTGCCGGGGATCGGTACCCTCGATCACCTGAAAATGGCCCATGAACACGGTGTGTCGACGATTCGCGTTGCCACTCACTGCACCGAAGCGGACGTGTCCGGCCAGCACATCGGCATGTCGGCGAAGATGGGCCTGGACACCGTCGGCTTCCTGATGATGGCGCATATGGTCAGCCCGGAGAAGCTGCTGGAGCAGGCGCGCCTGATGGAAAGCTACGGCGCCAATTGCATCTACTGCACCGACTCGGCCGGCTACATGCTGCCCGATGAAGTGACGCAAAAGATCGGGGCCCTGCGTGCCGGGCTGAACGCCGGGACCGAGGTCGGTTTCCACGGCCACCACAACATGGGCATGGCCATCGCCAACTCCCTGGCCGCCATCGAGGCCGGCGCTGCACGGATCGACGGCTCGGTTGCGGGCCTTGGCGCGGGGGCGGGCAATACGCCGCTGGAAGTGTTCGTCGCGGTGCTGGAGCGCATGGGCGTCAACAGTGGCGTGGATCTGTACAAGATCATGGACGTGGCCGAAGACCTGGTGGTGCCGATGATGGACCAGCCGATCCGCCTCGACCGCGATGCGCTGACACTCGGTTACGCCGGGGTCTACAGTTCGTTCCTGTTGTTCGCCAAGCGCGCCGAGCAGAAGTACGGCATCGCTGCTCGCGAGTTGCTGGTGGAGCTGGGCCGACGCGGAACCGTGGGTGGTCAGGAAGACATGATCGAAGACCTGGCGCTGACCCTGTCGCGGGCCAGGGGTGTACTGCCTACCTGA
- the nudE gene encoding ADP compounds hydrolase NudE translates to MRNCPTILKTELLAQSGHFQIEALHLQFSNGQQRVYERLRGTGYRSVMLVAMPDPEHVLLVREYAVGVEKTILGLPKGGAEPDEDYLQAAQRELSEEVGMRAARLTELGELTLAPGHLCHRYRVVLAEQLSPCQLEGDEPEPLECLRVPLAQIPELVARGELHEARAIAALFMAMGALARRT, encoded by the coding sequence ATGCGCAACTGCCCAACCATCCTCAAGACTGAACTGCTGGCACAAAGCGGCCACTTTCAGATCGAAGCCCTGCACCTGCAATTCAGCAACGGCCAGCAGCGGGTCTACGAACGCCTGCGCGGCACCGGTTATCGCTCGGTGATGCTGGTGGCGATGCCCGATCCAGAGCATGTACTGCTGGTGCGCGAATACGCGGTCGGTGTGGAAAAAACCATTCTCGGCCTGCCCAAAGGCGGCGCCGAGCCCGATGAAGACTATTTGCAGGCGGCGCAGCGCGAGCTGAGCGAAGAAGTCGGCATGCGCGCCGCCCGCCTCACCGAACTGGGCGAGCTGACACTGGCACCAGGGCACCTGTGCCATCGCTACCGGGTGGTGCTGGCCGAACAACTGAGCCCCTGCCAACTTGAAGGCGACGAACCCGAACCCCTGGAATGCCTGCGCGTACCTCTGGCGCAGATCCCCGAACTGGTGGCCCGTGGCGAACTGCATGAAGCCCGGGCGATTGCGGCCTTGTTCATGGCCATGGGCGCCCTCGCCCGACGCACCTGA
- a CDS encoding helix-turn-helix transcriptional regulator: MQQSLSLDTFSDLIGNLYQGPLETIPWATFLNQLNVHLNSKYVTFILRPPSAHVDGLMVNTTGTSTEATASYNKHFFSLDPFVDLPNRQVVTLAEFVSNDDWQNSEFYKNFLEPVDVFHILGADINTVDGAQCRIRISRGRDDKPFGNEEKAMLTHFIAHLERSIKIHMQLNRIEAERNLYAGAVNQMAVGTIILDESGKVLQTNQVADRLIQEKDGIKLVNDGLQVGTARDTQEFRRLVKQSLLSQKSSNPSVVEALRVQRPSGKADLGIIVRSVPLTDWSEGKQCPTVVIFISDPEQQSTAPQEIVRALFDFTPAETQLAMLLANGLTLDEASEELGISRNTSRAHLRSTFSKTGVTRQTMLVRLILRSVATLG, encoded by the coding sequence ATGCAGCAGAGCCTCAGCCTCGATACGTTCAGTGATTTGATCGGCAACCTCTATCAGGGGCCGCTGGAAACCATTCCCTGGGCGACTTTTCTCAATCAGCTCAATGTGCATCTGAACAGCAAGTACGTGACCTTCATCCTGCGTCCGCCCAGCGCCCACGTGGACGGCCTGATGGTCAACACCACCGGCACCTCGACCGAGGCGACCGCGTCGTACAACAAACACTTTTTCAGCCTGGATCCATTTGTCGATCTGCCCAACCGCCAGGTCGTGACCCTCGCCGAGTTTGTCTCCAACGACGACTGGCAGAATTCCGAGTTCTACAAGAACTTCCTTGAACCGGTGGACGTGTTCCACATCCTCGGTGCCGACATCAACACCGTCGACGGCGCCCAGTGCCGCATTCGCATCAGCCGTGGGCGTGACGACAAGCCTTTCGGCAATGAAGAAAAGGCCATGCTCACGCATTTCATTGCGCACCTGGAACGTTCGATCAAGATCCACATGCAACTCAACCGCATCGAAGCCGAGCGCAACCTGTACGCCGGCGCGGTGAACCAGATGGCGGTCGGCACGATCATCCTCGACGAGTCCGGCAAGGTGCTGCAGACCAACCAGGTCGCCGACCGGCTGATCCAGGAAAAGGACGGCATCAAACTGGTCAACGATGGCCTGCAGGTCGGTACGGCCAGGGACACCCAGGAGTTCCGCCGCCTGGTCAAGCAGTCGCTGCTGTCGCAAAAGAGCAGCAACCCGTCGGTGGTCGAAGCCCTGCGCGTGCAGAGGCCGTCCGGGAAAGCGGACCTGGGGATCATCGTACGCTCGGTGCCTTTGACCGACTGGAGCGAAGGCAAGCAGTGCCCGACCGTGGTGATTTTCATCAGCGACCCGGAACAACAGTCCACCGCACCGCAGGAAATCGTTCGCGCGCTGTTCGACTTCACCCCGGCGGAAACCCAGCTGGCGATGCTGCTGGCCAACGGCTTGACCCTCGACGAAGCGTCGGAAGAGCTGGGCATCAGCCGCAACACCTCGCGGGCACACCTGCGCTCGACCTTCTCCAAGACCGGCGTGACCCGCCAGACCATGCTGGTGCGCCTGATCCTGCGCAGCGTGGCGACCCTCGGTTAA